A window from Streptomyces sp. NBC_00299 encodes these proteins:
- a CDS encoding PadR family transcriptional regulator, translating into MPGTELNASAASLLGFLHAGEASGYELVKLAEELIGDFWTLTRSQVYRELATLADRGLVRAGPAGPRARQPYRLTDEGRAAFAEWVTRPPGTEQIRYPLLLTIAFGSAVERERLLEFVAEHRALHESRLAGYRERTAAGGLDAYQRATLAFGLRYEEAVLEWMDELPGILGET; encoded by the coding sequence ATGCCCGGTACCGAACTCAACGCGTCCGCGGCCTCGCTGCTGGGATTCCTGCACGCGGGCGAGGCCAGCGGCTATGAACTGGTCAAGCTCGCCGAGGAACTGATCGGCGACTTCTGGACCCTGACCCGCAGTCAGGTGTACCGGGAGCTGGCGACGCTGGCGGACCGCGGCCTCGTGCGTGCCGGGCCGGCCGGGCCGCGGGCACGGCAGCCCTACCGGCTCACCGACGAAGGTCGTGCGGCGTTCGCCGAGTGGGTCACCCGCCCGCCGGGCACCGAGCAGATCCGCTACCCGCTGCTGCTCACCATCGCGTTCGGTTCGGCCGTGGAGCGGGAGCGCCTGCTGGAGTTCGTCGCCGAGCACCGAGCCCTGCACGAGAGCAGGCTGGCCGGCTACCGGGAGCGCACCGCGGCCGGCGGACTCGACGCGTATCAGCGGGCGACCCTCGCCTTCGGGCTGCGCTACGAGGAGGCCGTCCTGGAGTGGATGGACGAGCTGCCCGGAATCCTCGGCGAGACCTGA
- a CDS encoding carotenoid oxygenase family protein produces MNTEKGYAAGFRTLDTEVSDRKLPVEGTLPTWLRGSLLRNGPARFEAGSGAAGRAFRHWLDGQAMLHRFAFADGRVTYTNRFVDTPSSRAARESGRIAYPEFATDPCRSLFARFFSAFSRPEVSNTNVSVARFGERFVALTETPLPVEFDPETLATAGVVGYEDALKGQLTTAHPHQDPGTGDLVNQLTHFARRSEYRVHRQPPTGTKRELIGRHPVTRPGYMHSFAITGRYVVLAEFPLTVNPLSLILSGRPFIENYRWDPERGTRFIVFDQREGGVRGVYETTACFAFHHINAWEDEGRDGDLVLDLCAYSDASVIDALYLDRLRAGGGVPVSYPTRFRIGLRTGRVETKRLAGESMELPRIAYERHNGRDYRYAYGVSSHDGREDDFINQLVKVDTRTGATLTWHEEGCYPGEPVFVPAPDAADEDDGVLLSLVLDSVNGSSSLLVLSARTLDVLARAQAPHIVPYGFHGLFTGQTPYERLRQKAQNPLS; encoded by the coding sequence ATGAACACGGAGAAGGGGTACGCGGCCGGGTTCCGCACCCTCGACACCGAGGTCAGCGACCGGAAACTGCCCGTGGAGGGCACGCTGCCGACATGGCTGCGCGGCAGTCTGCTGCGCAACGGCCCGGCACGCTTCGAGGCCGGGAGCGGGGCCGCCGGCAGGGCGTTCCGGCACTGGCTCGACGGCCAGGCGATGCTGCACCGCTTCGCCTTCGCCGACGGCCGGGTCACCTACACGAACAGGTTCGTCGACACACCCAGCAGCAGGGCCGCACGCGAGTCGGGCCGGATCGCCTATCCGGAGTTCGCCACCGACCCGTGCCGCTCCCTGTTCGCCCGCTTCTTCAGCGCCTTCTCGCGTCCGGAAGTGTCGAACACCAACGTCAGCGTGGCCCGTTTCGGCGAGCGCTTCGTGGCGCTGACCGAGACACCGCTGCCGGTGGAGTTCGACCCCGAGACGCTCGCGACCGCCGGTGTCGTCGGCTACGAGGACGCGCTGAAGGGCCAGCTCACCACCGCCCACCCGCACCAGGACCCCGGCACCGGCGATCTGGTGAACCAGCTGACGCACTTCGCGCGGCGCAGCGAGTACCGCGTCCACCGCCAGCCGCCGACGGGCACGAAACGCGAGCTGATCGGCCGCCATCCGGTCACCAGGCCCGGGTACATGCACAGCTTCGCTATCACCGGCCGGTACGTCGTGCTGGCCGAGTTCCCGCTCACCGTGAACCCGCTCAGCCTGATCCTCAGCGGCCGGCCGTTCATCGAGAACTACCGCTGGGATCCCGAGCGAGGCACCCGCTTCATCGTCTTCGACCAGCGCGAGGGCGGCGTGCGCGGGGTGTACGAGACGACGGCGTGCTTCGCCTTCCATCACATCAACGCCTGGGAGGACGAGGGCCGCGACGGTGACTTGGTGCTCGATCTGTGCGCCTATTCCGACGCCTCGGTGATCGACGCGCTCTACCTGGACCGGCTGCGGGCCGGCGGGGGCGTTCCGGTCTCGTATCCCACCCGCTTCCGCATCGGTCTGCGCACCGGACGCGTCGAGACGAAGCGGCTGGCGGGGGAGTCCATGGAGCTGCCGCGCATCGCCTACGAGCGGCACAACGGGCGTGACTACCGGTACGCGTACGGCGTGAGCTCCCACGACGGCCGCGAGGACGACTTCATCAACCAGCTCGTCAAGGTCGACACCCGGACGGGCGCGACCCTGACCTGGCACGAGGAGGGCTGCTATCCCGGCGAGCCGGTCTTCGTCCCCGCCCCGGACGCGGCCGACGAGGACGACGGTGTGCTGCTGTCCCTGGTCCTCGACTCCGTGAACGGCTCGTCGTCCCTGCTGGTCCTGTCCGCCCGGACGCTGGACGTACTGGCCCGGGCACAGGCCCCGCACATCGTGCCGTACGGCTTCCACGGCCTGTTCACCGGCCAAACACCCTACGAACGACTCCGGCAGAAAGCCCAGAACCCACTGTCATAG
- a CDS encoding SDR family NAD(P)-dependent oxidoreductase, with the protein MQIDLKGRTALVTGSTQGIGAAIAAGLARAGARVGVNGRSPERVEQSVAELAKQVPGAEWVPVPADVTTQEGADQVAETLPEVDILVNNLGIFGSADPLEISDEEWRLYFEVNVLSAVRLTRLFLPGMTERGWGRVQYIASDSAIVTPAEMIHYGMSKTSLLAVSRGFAKHAAGTGVTVNSVIAGPTHTGGVEDFVYELVDRDLPWDEAQRAFMRKHRPQSLLQRLIEPEEIANMAVYLSSDQASATTGGAVRVDGGYVDSILP; encoded by the coding sequence ATGCAGATCGATCTGAAGGGCCGCACCGCACTGGTCACCGGTTCCACCCAGGGCATCGGCGCGGCGATCGCCGCCGGACTGGCCCGCGCCGGGGCCCGAGTCGGCGTCAACGGCCGTAGCCCGGAGCGCGTGGAGCAGAGCGTCGCCGAGTTGGCCAAGCAGGTTCCGGGCGCCGAGTGGGTGCCGGTGCCGGCGGACGTGACCACTCAGGAGGGCGCGGACCAGGTGGCCGAGACGCTGCCCGAGGTGGACATCCTCGTCAACAACCTCGGCATCTTCGGCTCGGCCGACCCCCTGGAGATCAGCGACGAGGAGTGGCGGCTCTACTTCGAGGTGAACGTGCTGTCCGCCGTACGGCTGACACGGCTGTTCCTGCCGGGCATGACCGAACGCGGCTGGGGACGCGTGCAGTACATCGCCAGTGACTCGGCGATCGTCACCCCGGCCGAGATGATCCACTACGGCATGTCCAAGACCTCGTTGCTCGCGGTCAGCCGGGGGTTCGCCAAGCACGCCGCCGGCACGGGCGTCACGGTGAACTCCGTCATCGCCGGGCCCACCCACACGGGCGGCGTCGAGGACTTCGTCTACGAACTGGTCGACCGGGACCTGCCCTGGGACGAGGCGCAGCGCGCGTTCATGCGCAAGCACCGGCCGCAGAGCCTGCTGCAACGGCTGATCGAACCGGAGGAGATCGCGAACATGGCGGTCTACCTCAGCTCGGACCAGGCCTCGGCCACCACCGGCGGCGCGGTGCGCGTGGACGGCGGGTACGTCGACTCCATCCTGCCCTAG
- a CDS encoding enoyl-CoA hydratase-related protein, translating to MELLLTGEPVTGEQAGLLGIANRVVPAGETVATALQLAERIAQNAPLEPAAVKELVRAADGACEDWAFAVQARHMAQLTASADVREGMTAFTERRSPVWQGR from the coding sequence ATGGAGCTGCTGCTGACCGGCGAGCCGGTCACCGGCGAACAGGCCGGCCTGCTCGGCATCGCCAACCGTGTCGTGCCGGCCGGGGAAACCGTGGCCACGGCACTGCAGCTCGCCGAACGGATCGCGCAAAACGCCCCGCTGGAGCCGGCCGCCGTCAAGGAGCTCGTCCGCGCCGCCGACGGTGCCTGCGAGGACTGGGCGTTCGCCGTACAGGCGCGGCACATGGCCCAACTGACCGCCTCCGCCGACGTACGCGAGGGCATGACCGCCTTCACCGAGCGTCGCTCGCCGGTCTGGCAGGGCCGGTAG
- a CDS encoding CaiB/BaiF CoA transferase family protein has translation MMDITAADTEGPLDGVRVIDLSTVVMGPYAAQILGDLGADVIKIESPSDTVRVGPYRTTPGMTPLNLNVNRNKRSVTLNLKDDADRARALDLIDSADVLVTNMRPGALARLGLAHADIAARHPGLVYAHAQGFRSDSDRAGNAAYDETVQAASGLVDVANRALGTPVYLPTIIGDKVCALTIVYSVLAALVHRTRTGTGQYIEIPMTDTLIAFNLVEHLSGHVFEPPEGPTGFPLSMKQGHRAVPTRDGLACVMPYNPQNFRDFFLAVDRADLAADPRVNGASIADADVDALMELVAQCSPGLTTEEWARVCAKHSIPMAPVLELDRAAEDPYVRDGRLLDVVDHPSEGAIRSVGIPVRFSATPGSVRRLAPLPGQHTEEVFQELAAGR, from the coding sequence ATGATGGACATCACGGCCGCCGACACCGAAGGTCCACTGGACGGCGTGCGGGTGATCGATCTGTCAACGGTGGTCATGGGCCCCTACGCGGCGCAGATCCTGGGTGATCTCGGCGCCGACGTCATCAAGATCGAGTCCCCGTCCGACACCGTACGGGTGGGCCCCTACCGCACCACGCCCGGAATGACCCCGCTCAACCTCAACGTCAACCGCAACAAGCGCAGCGTGACGCTGAACCTCAAGGACGACGCCGACCGCGCCCGCGCCCTCGACCTGATCGACAGCGCCGACGTACTGGTCACCAACATGCGCCCGGGCGCGCTCGCCCGCCTCGGCCTTGCCCACGCCGACATCGCCGCCCGCCACCCGGGCCTCGTCTACGCGCACGCCCAGGGCTTCCGCAGCGACTCCGACCGGGCCGGCAACGCCGCCTACGACGAGACCGTGCAGGCCGCCTCCGGCCTGGTGGACGTGGCCAACCGGGCGCTGGGCACCCCGGTGTACCTGCCGACGATCATCGGCGACAAGGTCTGCGCGCTGACCATCGTCTACTCGGTCCTCGCCGCGCTGGTCCACCGGACCCGTACCGGCACCGGCCAGTACATCGAGATCCCGATGACCGACACGCTCATCGCCTTCAACCTCGTCGAGCACCTCTCGGGGCATGTCTTCGAGCCGCCCGAGGGGCCCACGGGATTCCCGCTGTCGATGAAGCAGGGGCACCGCGCGGTGCCCACCCGGGACGGCCTCGCCTGCGTCATGCCGTACAACCCGCAGAACTTCCGGGACTTCTTCCTCGCCGTCGACCGTGCCGACCTCGCCGCGGACCCCCGTGTCAACGGCGCCTCCATCGCCGATGCCGACGTCGACGCGCTGATGGAGCTGGTGGCCCAGTGCTCGCCGGGCCTGACCACCGAGGAGTGGGCCCGGGTCTGCGCCAAGCACAGCATCCCGATGGCGCCCGTCCTCGAACTGGACAGGGCCGCGGAGGACCCGTACGTGCGTGACGGCCGGCTGCTCGACGTGGTGGACCACCCCAGCGAGGGCGCCATCCGCTCGGTCGGCATCCCGGTGCGGTTCTCCGCCACCCCGGGGTCGGTCCGCCGGCTCGCGCCGCTGCCCGGACAGCACACCGAAGAGGTCTTCCAGGAACTCGCCGCCGGCCGCTGA
- a CDS encoding LysR family transcriptional regulator, protein MLHLRYFVAVAEELNFSQAARRLHMAASPLSRRIKDLERELGHELFERTTHRVALTPSGTALLPMARDILERVNSIPWRLSEAVRPQLDRLFIGMPAGVHPLLRERVRLLEEGCREVCELKRWPGTSAGLAEAVHDGRLAMALARLPVSDPALEIIEVMREGLGAAVPADRFAGRASVTLEELADLAYVASPNDVTPVYFEEIDARLNVAGVRKRIRINMADYSGSSELISSGIAFSVTMMSPQSPMHRYRLDNVAVLPVEDFQPTLSTGLLFRSERAEAGGDLGDVAARARRIFDEVITV, encoded by the coding sequence ATGCTGCACCTGCGTTACTTCGTCGCCGTGGCCGAGGAGCTCAACTTCTCGCAGGCGGCCCGCAGACTGCACATGGCGGCCTCGCCGCTCAGCCGGCGGATCAAGGATCTCGAACGCGAACTCGGGCACGAGCTCTTCGAGCGGACCACGCACCGGGTCGCGCTGACCCCGTCCGGCACCGCACTGCTTCCCATGGCGCGCGACATCCTGGAGCGGGTCAACTCGATCCCCTGGCGGCTGAGCGAGGCGGTCCGCCCGCAGCTGGACAGGCTGTTCATCGGGATGCCCGCAGGAGTGCATCCGCTGCTGCGGGAGCGGGTCCGGCTGCTGGAGGAAGGCTGCCGGGAGGTGTGCGAACTCAAGCGCTGGCCCGGCACCTCGGCCGGCCTTGCGGAAGCGGTGCACGACGGCCGGCTGGCCATGGCGCTGGCCCGGCTGCCGGTCTCCGACCCGGCGCTCGAGATCATCGAGGTGATGCGCGAGGGGCTGGGCGCCGCCGTGCCCGCGGACCGGTTCGCCGGGCGCGCCTCGGTCACCCTCGAGGAACTGGCCGACCTGGCCTACGTGGCGTCCCCGAACGACGTCACCCCGGTCTATTTCGAGGAAATCGACGCCCGGCTGAATGTAGCCGGCGTGCGGAAAAGAATCCGCATAAACATGGCGGACTATTCCGGCAGCTCGGAACTGATTTCCTCCGGAATTGCGTTTTCGGTGACCATGATGTCGCCGCAGAGCCCCATGCACCGTTACCGGCTGGACAACGTCGCCGTGCTGCCCGTCGAGGACTTCCAACCCACCCTGTCGACCGGCCTGTTGTTCCGCAGTGAGCGGGCCGAAGCCGGTGGCGACCTGGGCGACGTCGCCGCCCGGGCCCGGCGGATCTTCGACGAGGTCATCACCGTCTGA
- a CDS encoding DMT family transporter gives MSGTSRSASRARRSGRWPKLHTPLSVLFAICAALSNAVATVLQRKAALTVPSSKGFRAGLILDLLRRPVWLAGILAVIAAAVCQALALATGPLTIVQPLFILELPLTLIVASLLMHRRLPGRGWLAVAVVVAGLGVALAAASPSGNRTHVELDRWIPALAVCMGLVAGLALAALRRPEGRARAACLGAATAISYALTAALMKASTHILEEQGLGGFLSAWQTYAFAATGVCALFLLENAMQAGPLVASQPALTLGDALVSLALGITLYEESIRTGWWLLPQLFGVALIAAGVLALARIPLTQAMVAPDEEDRAAERMP, from the coding sequence ATGTCCGGCACAAGCCGGTCGGCGTCACGCGCCCGCCGATCCGGGAGGTGGCCCAAGCTGCACACTCCGCTCTCGGTCCTCTTCGCGATCTGCGCCGCGTTGAGCAACGCCGTGGCGACGGTGCTCCAGCGCAAGGCGGCGCTCACCGTGCCGAGTTCCAAGGGGTTCCGGGCCGGTCTCATTCTCGACCTGTTGCGCCGCCCCGTATGGCTGGCCGGCATCCTCGCGGTGATCGCCGCCGCCGTCTGCCAGGCCCTCGCGCTGGCGACCGGCCCGCTGACGATCGTGCAGCCGCTGTTCATCCTGGAGCTGCCGCTCACCCTCATCGTCGCGTCGCTGCTGATGCACCGGCGTCTGCCGGGCAGGGGCTGGCTGGCCGTGGCGGTGGTGGTCGCCGGGCTGGGGGTCGCGCTCGCCGCCGCCTCCCCCAGCGGCAATCGCACGCACGTGGAGCTGGACCGCTGGATTCCCGCGCTCGCCGTCTGCATGGGGCTGGTCGCCGGTCTCGCGCTCGCCGCCCTGCGGCGCCCGGAAGGCCGGGCCCGGGCCGCCTGTCTGGGTGCCGCGACGGCGATCAGTTACGCGCTGACCGCGGCGCTGATGAAGGCCTCCACACACATCCTCGAGGAGCAGGGACTCGGAGGATTCCTCTCCGCCTGGCAGACGTACGCGTTCGCCGCGACCGGCGTGTGCGCGCTGTTCCTGCTGGAGAACGCGATGCAGGCCGGTCCGCTGGTTGCCTCGCAGCCCGCGCTCACCCTCGGCGACGCGCTGGTGAGCCTCGCCCTCGGCATCACGCTCTACGAGGAGAGCATCCGCACCGGGTGGTGGCTGCTGCCCCAGCTGTTCGGCGTCGCGCTGATCGCCGCCGGCGTCCTCGCACTGGCGCGGATTCCGCTCACCCAGGCGATGGTGGCGCCCGACGAGGAGGACCGGGCGGCGGAACGGATGCCGTGA
- a CDS encoding aldehyde dehydrogenase family protein produces the protein MGELYIDGEWTQATAGGRREVVNPYDASVVTTVDEADATDVDRAVRAARRAFDKGDWSNAPTRDRADLLLRVRDLLMRDQEEIAHTETLDTGKTLTEARIDVEDVANAFRYFAELAGKDGGRIVDVGPDVLSRVVYQPLGVCALIAPWNYPLLQASWKVAPALAAGNTFVLKPSEVTPLTTIAMIRLIEEAGAPPGVANLVLGPGATVGAALTSHHDVDLVSFTGGLNTGRAIMASASEGPRNIALELGGKNPNIVFADADFDAAVDYALDAAFLHSGQVCSAGSRLLVQDSLHDRFLEAYADRARQIRLGNGLAEGTESGPLSSAEHREKVESYIALGKEEGARLVTGGTRPDDPDLSSGFFLLPTIFADCDRSMRIVQEEVFGPVVTVERFRTEDEAVELANDTRYGLAGGVWTSDASRAQRVAGRLRHGTVWINDFHPYVPQAEWGGFGRSGVGRELGPTGLREYQEAKHIYQNLAPARSGWFKG, from the coding sequence GTGGGTGAGCTGTACATCGACGGCGAGTGGACACAGGCCACGGCCGGTGGACGGCGGGAGGTGGTCAACCCCTACGACGCCTCTGTCGTCACCACCGTCGACGAGGCCGACGCCACCGACGTGGACCGCGCGGTGCGCGCCGCCCGGCGTGCGTTCGACAAGGGCGACTGGTCGAACGCCCCGACCCGCGACCGGGCGGACCTCCTCCTGCGCGTGCGCGACCTGCTGATGCGCGATCAGGAGGAGATCGCCCACACCGAGACACTCGACACGGGCAAGACGCTCACCGAGGCCCGTATCGACGTGGAGGACGTGGCGAACGCGTTCCGCTACTTCGCCGAGCTCGCGGGCAAGGACGGCGGCCGGATCGTGGACGTCGGCCCGGACGTCCTCAGCCGCGTCGTCTACCAGCCGCTCGGCGTGTGCGCGCTCATCGCCCCCTGGAACTACCCGCTGCTCCAGGCCTCCTGGAAGGTGGCGCCCGCGCTGGCCGCCGGCAACACCTTCGTCCTCAAACCCAGCGAGGTCACGCCCCTCACCACGATCGCGATGATCCGGCTCATCGAGGAGGCCGGCGCACCGCCCGGCGTCGCCAACCTGGTGCTGGGCCCCGGCGCGACCGTCGGCGCGGCCCTGACCAGCCACCACGACGTGGACCTGGTGTCCTTCACCGGCGGTCTGAACACCGGACGGGCCATCATGGCCAGCGCGTCGGAGGGGCCGCGGAACATCGCCCTGGAACTGGGCGGCAAGAACCCCAACATCGTCTTCGCGGACGCCGACTTCGACGCCGCCGTCGACTACGCGCTCGACGCCGCGTTCCTGCACTCCGGACAGGTCTGCTCGGCCGGTTCGCGCCTGCTCGTCCAGGACTCCCTGCACGACCGGTTCCTCGAGGCCTACGCCGACCGTGCGCGGCAGATCCGGCTCGGCAACGGCCTGGCGGAAGGCACCGAGAGCGGCCCGCTCAGCTCCGCCGAGCACCGCGAGAAGGTCGAGAGCTACATCGCCCTCGGCAAGGAGGAGGGCGCCCGGCTCGTCACCGGCGGCACCCGCCCCGACGACCCCGACCTGAGCAGCGGCTTCTTCCTGCTGCCGACCATCTTCGCCGACTGCGACCGCTCCATGCGCATCGTCCAGGAGGAGGTCTTCGGCCCGGTCGTCACCGTCGAGCGCTTCCGCACCGAGGACGAGGCGGTGGAGCTGGCCAACGACACCCGCTACGGCCTGGCGGGCGGCGTGTGGACCTCCGACGCGAGCCGCGCCCAGCGCGTCGCCGGGCGGCTGCGTCACGGCACCGTATGGATCAACGACTTCCATCCCTACGTGCCGCAGGCCGAGTGGGGCGGGTTCGGCCGCTCCGGCGTGGGGCGCGAGCTGGGTCCCACCGGGCTGCGCGAGTACCAGGAGGCCAAGCACATCTACCAGAACCTCGCCCCCGCCCGCTCCGGTTGGTTCAAGGGCTGA
- a CDS encoding APC family permease encodes MTGTQPPAPASGIPGGEPGSEFRKDMSPWANFALGFTYLSPVVGTYTLFGIAIADGGPPMIWAFLVAGCGQFLVALIFGEIVAQYPIAGGVYPWARRLWGKRWAWMTGWVYMWALLVTITSVAYGAGPYIAILFGFRATVHTTVLCTAVLIVVAILINYMGTKALSTAALIGFAGELIGALVVGVYLLSTHRHQNLGVIFDTYGVEGDGSYLPAFLAAGIIGLYQYYGFEACGDTAEEVAHPGRVIPRAMRRTIYIGGAAATFTCMSLLLSVTDFNAIISGEQADPVVDVLYDAMGETGARMVMAVVLISFLSCTISLQAAAGRLIYSYARDEMIVGHQLLRRFVHARAVPSWALFVSAAVPLIIAFASLLSEDALTNIVSFAILGIYGSFQMVVLAALRARLKGWKPAGEFTLGRWGLTVNIAALAYGVLAIINICWARTPEKSWWENWIVLLCGAVVLGTGLLYMFTTHHYGRGGALAGDAVPDNRSKASNGS; translated from the coding sequence GTGACCGGCACGCAGCCTCCCGCACCGGCCTCCGGCATCCCCGGAGGGGAACCGGGCTCGGAGTTCCGCAAGGACATGAGCCCCTGGGCCAACTTCGCCCTCGGCTTCACCTACCTCTCCCCGGTGGTGGGCACCTACACCCTCTTCGGCATCGCGATCGCCGACGGCGGACCGCCGATGATCTGGGCGTTCCTGGTCGCCGGCTGCGGCCAGTTCCTCGTCGCGCTGATCTTCGGGGAGATCGTCGCCCAGTACCCGATCGCGGGCGGCGTCTACCCCTGGGCCCGGCGGCTGTGGGGCAAGCGCTGGGCGTGGATGACCGGCTGGGTGTACATGTGGGCGCTGCTGGTGACCATCACCTCCGTCGCGTACGGCGCCGGCCCCTACATCGCCATCCTCTTCGGCTTCAGAGCCACCGTGCACACCACCGTGCTGTGCACCGCCGTGCTCATCGTCGTCGCCATCCTCATCAACTACATGGGCACCAAGGCACTGTCGACGGCGGCGCTCATCGGTTTCGCCGGCGAGCTCATCGGCGCCCTCGTCGTCGGCGTCTACCTGCTGTCCACCCACCGCCACCAGAACCTCGGCGTCATCTTCGACACCTACGGCGTCGAGGGAGACGGCTCCTACCTGCCGGCGTTCCTGGCAGCCGGCATCATCGGCCTCTACCAGTACTACGGCTTCGAGGCGTGCGGCGACACCGCCGAGGAGGTCGCCCACCCGGGCCGGGTCATCCCCCGCGCGATGCGCCGCACCATCTACATCGGCGGCGCGGCGGCCACGTTCACCTGTATGTCGCTGCTGCTGTCGGTCACGGACTTCAACGCGATCATCTCGGGCGAGCAGGCCGACCCGGTGGTGGACGTGCTGTACGACGCCATGGGCGAGACCGGGGCGCGGATGGTGATGGCCGTGGTGCTGATCTCCTTCCTGTCCTGCACGATCAGCCTCCAGGCCGCGGCCGGGCGGCTCATCTACTCCTACGCCCGGGACGAGATGATCGTCGGGCACCAATTGCTGCGGCGGTTCGTCCACGCCCGTGCGGTGCCGAGCTGGGCGCTGTTCGTGTCCGCGGCGGTGCCGCTGATCATCGCCTTCGCCTCACTGCTCTCCGAGGACGCCCTCACCAACATCGTCTCGTTCGCGATCCTCGGTATCTACGGCTCGTTCCAGATGGTGGTCCTGGCCGCACTGCGCGCCCGGCTCAAGGGCTGGAAACCGGCGGGGGAGTTCACCCTGGGCCGCTGGGGTCTCACGGTGAACATCGCCGCGCTGGCCTACGGCGTCCTCGCCATCATCAACATCTGCTGGGCCCGCACCCCGGAGAAGTCCTGGTGGGAGAACTGGATCGTCCTGCTGTGCGGCGCGGTGGTCCTGGGCACCGGCCTGCTCTACATGTTCACCACCCACCACTACGGCCGCGGCGGCGCACTCGCCGGCGACGCCGTGCCGGACAACCGCAGCAAAGCCTCCAACGGATCGTGA
- a CDS encoding HEAT repeat domain-containing protein codes for MGSEQQIAFFLRALKHGDRWRRAAAAKGLGRIGRAEHAWVLVGSADDPAPEVREAVAVGLGRSGVAEAGRTVLPALMGDEDPWVRRRASRAAICLGLDGPAVVDAFSRLLRDPDHHLRINALDGLAALGVPGDVPGLVALLGDPEGAVWGRARALVWRFRDDPAVGAELIGTAEQGAAQARVRALELLPRHSTERLLGSLVTGLRDEAAQVRIAVTRRLLHVEDTHTQDALAGALEEERDAHVADFLLHALGRRGEERVTGPATRWLADSVVGPSAAYALGAAGTRTAAAMLRTALIDTALPGRTRAAAAKAVGEAGRWDAVWVLLPLLDDPDGDVRAGAVAGLDALVQEGLRPWERHAVAEALVAHLVADPPTLWQTHNALIGLAEALPALRRTVDRTPSAEVRAAALSLLDTYNATDEDTGADLARFVHALDDPDETVRFHAAQGLAHWLADTGIRPQDGERLRARLTALAAEAAEAQTRAAVDEALRALDGRGPDSP; via the coding sequence ATGGGATCCGAGCAGCAGATCGCCTTCTTTCTGCGGGCGTTGAAGCACGGCGACCGATGGCGGCGCGCCGCCGCGGCGAAAGGACTCGGGAGGATCGGACGGGCCGAGCACGCGTGGGTCCTCGTCGGATCGGCGGACGACCCTGCACCCGAGGTGCGTGAGGCCGTGGCCGTGGGGCTCGGACGCAGCGGGGTCGCCGAGGCGGGCCGTACCGTGCTGCCCGCCCTGATGGGCGACGAGGATCCGTGGGTACGGCGCCGGGCTTCGCGCGCCGCGATCTGCCTCGGGCTCGACGGACCGGCGGTCGTGGACGCCTTCTCCCGCCTGCTGCGCGACCCCGACCATCATCTGCGGATCAACGCCCTGGACGGCTTGGCGGCCCTGGGCGTGCCAGGTGACGTCCCCGGCCTCGTGGCGCTGCTGGGCGACCCGGAGGGAGCCGTGTGGGGACGCGCCCGTGCGCTCGTGTGGCGCTTCCGGGACGACCCGGCCGTCGGCGCGGAGCTGATCGGTACGGCCGAACAGGGCGCAGCACAGGCTCGCGTGCGGGCTCTCGAACTGCTGCCCAGGCACTCGACCGAGCGCCTTCTCGGTTCGCTGGTCACGGGACTGCGCGACGAAGCGGCCCAGGTGCGGATCGCGGTGACGCGCCGCCTGCTCCACGTCGAGGACACGCACACGCAGGACGCCCTGGCCGGGGCGCTGGAGGAGGAACGGGACGCACACGTCGCGGACTTCTTGCTGCATGCGCTCGGCCGGCGGGGCGAGGAACGGGTCACCGGACCGGCGACGCGGTGGCTCGCCGACTCCGTCGTCGGACCGTCGGCCGCGTACGCGCTCGGAGCCGCCGGCACGCGGACCGCCGCCGCGATGCTGCGTACGGCCCTCATCGACACCGCGCTGCCCGGCCGTACGCGTGCGGCCGCTGCGAAAGCCGTTGGGGAGGCGGGGCGATGGGACGCCGTCTGGGTGCTGCTGCCGCTGCTGGACGACCCCGACGGCGATGTGCGAGCGGGTGCCGTGGCCGGCCTGGACGCGCTGGTGCAGGAGGGGCTTCGTCCGTGGGAACGCCACGCTGTGGCCGAGGCGTTGGTGGCCCACCTCGTCGCCGATCCCCCCACCCTCTGGCAGACGCACAACGCCCTCATCGGCCTGGCGGAGGCGCTGCCCGCCCTGCGACGGACCGTGGACCGGACCCCTTCGGCCGAGGTGCGGGCCGCCGCGCTCTCGCTGCTGGACACGTACAACGCCACCGACGAGGACACCGGTGCGGACCTGGCGCGCTTCGTCCATGCTCTCGACGACCCGGACGAGACGGTCCGGTTCCACGCCGCGCAGGGCCTGGCCCACTGGCTGGCGGACACCGGGATCCGGCCGCAGGACGGGGAGCGGTTGCGCGCCCGCCTCACCGCCCTCGCCGCGGAGGCCGCCGAGGCGCAGACCCGCGCGGCGGTCGACGAGGCGCTTCGGGCACTGGACGGGCGCGGTCCCGACTCGCCGTGA